Proteins found in one Brevibacillus brevis genomic segment:
- a CDS encoding TetR/AcrR family transcriptional regulator: MKMSKAEQKQQTMQKLIEIAREVFSKQGYADAAMEDIVKQAGVTRGALYHHFGNKEGLFEAVLASVQQEIGERVEAEAAKSEEPWQQLILGCLAFVSSAIEHRTKRILLIDGPSVIGWETWRRMDEENSMRHLREQLQTMQEQGYLRPVSIDALTHLLSGAMNEAVLWISETPDHEKSLEEISAALTLLLEGYRTQ; this comes from the coding sequence ATGAAGATGTCCAAAGCAGAACAAAAACAGCAGACGATGCAAAAACTGATCGAAATAGCAAGAGAGGTGTTCTCCAAACAAGGCTATGCGGATGCCGCCATGGAAGACATCGTAAAACAAGCCGGGGTGACCCGGGGCGCACTATACCATCATTTTGGGAACAAAGAAGGGTTATTTGAGGCAGTACTGGCTTCTGTCCAACAAGAAATCGGAGAGCGCGTAGAAGCTGAAGCTGCGAAAAGTGAGGAGCCTTGGCAACAATTGATCTTGGGGTGCCTGGCCTTTGTCTCCTCGGCCATCGAACATCGCACCAAGCGGATTTTGCTTATCGATGGCCCTTCTGTCATCGGGTGGGAAACGTGGCGCCGAATGGACGAGGAAAACTCCATGCGGCATCTCAGGGAGCAGCTTCAAACGATGCAGGAGCAAGGGTACCTACGTCCCGTTTCCATCGACGCTCTGACCCATTTGCTGTCTGGTGCGATGAACGAAGCCGTCCTCTGGATTTCGGAGACGCCTGATCATGAGAAGTCCCTTGAGGAAATTTCTGCAGCATTGACCTTGCTCTTGGAAGGATATCGCACCCAATAA
- a CDS encoding VOC family protein, translated as MKVNSFYPVILTKQVEASSKFYREYFGFEIVFEADWYVSLQNKSSTPAFELAILDPSHNTIPQGFRKPVDGGLILNFEVDDVDAEYERLIVKAGLPLHLDIKNEDFGQRHFITSDPNGILLDIIKVIPPSEAFADSYVDPV; from the coding sequence ATGAAAGTGAACAGCTTTTATCCTGTCATCTTGACAAAACAAGTTGAGGCTAGCTCGAAGTTTTATCGAGAGTACTTTGGTTTTGAAATTGTATTCGAAGCAGACTGGTATGTGAGCCTGCAAAATAAGAGCAGTACTCCGGCATTTGAGCTAGCCATCTTGGATCCTTCACACAACACGATTCCACAGGGTTTCCGAAAGCCAGTTGATGGTGGTCTTATCCTTAATTTCGAAGTCGATGATGTTGACGCTGAATACGAGAGACTTATTGTGAAAGCAGGTCTTCCTCTCCATCTTGACATTAAAAACGAAGATTTCGGTCAGCGGCATTTTATCACATCCGATCCAAACGGCATTTTACTTGATATCATAAAAGTAATCCCGCCTTCTGAAGCATTTGCTGACAGCTATGTTGACCCTGTCTAA
- a CDS encoding class I SAM-dependent methyltransferase, with protein MAEEWFERSFREDYVLVYRHRDDSAADGEIANLLERLPVKDTGRVLDLCCGSGRHSRALARRGYEVVGVDLSPVLLQLAEEQNTYPQLSFARCDMRDIPFREEFDIVVNLFTSFGYFSTDEENANVIRNMAQALKKNGEVVIDFLNAAYVIDNLVPHSTKEVSGMLIKEERWIQDGFVKKRILISDESSNEPREYMEQVRLFSAQQMIAMLTEAGFEKIQVFGNYLFEEYVAHESPRMIFYAVKQ; from the coding sequence ATGGCAGAAGAATGGTTTGAACGCAGCTTTCGCGAAGATTATGTGCTTGTGTATCGTCATAGGGACGATTCGGCAGCAGATGGAGAGATCGCTAATCTGTTGGAAAGATTGCCGGTAAAGGACACAGGACGCGTACTTGATCTTTGCTGCGGGAGCGGGCGTCATTCGCGTGCGCTGGCTCGCCGGGGGTATGAAGTAGTTGGTGTGGATTTGTCGCCTGTTCTTTTACAGTTGGCCGAGGAACAAAACACCTATCCACAGCTAAGTTTTGCCCGCTGTGACATGCGCGACATTCCGTTTCGCGAAGAATTTGATATCGTGGTGAATTTGTTTACCAGCTTCGGTTATTTCTCCACAGATGAAGAAAATGCTAACGTTATTCGTAACATGGCACAAGCACTCAAAAAAAATGGTGAAGTGGTCATCGATTTCTTAAATGCAGCGTACGTCATCGATAATCTCGTGCCTCACTCTACCAAGGAAGTCAGTGGGATGTTGATTAAAGAAGAGCGCTGGATCCAGGATGGATTTGTGAAAAAGCGGATACTGATTTCCGACGAGTCATCGAATGAACCGCGTGAGTATATGGAGCAGGTTCGCTTGTTTTCTGCCCAGCAAATGATTGCGATGCTGACAGAAGCGGGATTCGAAAAAATTCAAGTATTTGGAAACTATCTGTTTGAAGAATATGTGGCGCATGAATCACCGCGTATGATTTTTTATGCTGTGAAGCAATAG
- a CDS encoding 4a-hydroxytetrahydrobiopterin dehydratase: MSKLSLEQVKLYLSKVPGWKLVEDRMALSRTYHCRDFSTAVSFVNRVAEMLEHDNQHVEIHLAGGTVTFTLATREAKGLTGKDFALAQTISKVS, from the coding sequence ATGAGCAAGCTGTCTTTGGAACAGGTCAAATTGTATCTGAGCAAAGTACCTGGCTGGAAGCTGGTAGAAGACCGAATGGCACTATCACGCACGTACCACTGTCGTGACTTTTCCACTGCGGTCAGTTTCGTCAACCGTGTGGCGGAGATGCTTGAGCATGACAATCAGCATGTGGAAATTCATCTGGCAGGTGGGACAGTCACGTTTACGTTAGCCACCCGTGAGGCAAAAGGTTTAACCGGCAAAGATTTTGCATTAGCCCAGACCATTAGCAAAGTAAGCTGA
- a CDS encoding DUF3109 family protein, with amino-acid sequence MKTKRAFRYVGTPDPMSDKEAYHCEKYIKKNKHSLVRAGQYLVDVTALHALFHLDCWNCRTVHRETCCEGGQPYAVEEWQIPIMEGEIPSISAGLEDEAERNHWLLYGVWDRNEPQGTIRMRHGNCLFYQENNGRYGCAIHAYAEQAGREVEPIKPFSCQLYPIDLIDTGEGILLTAVTNETSSFSRWGTDYLEQFYCASPARRKLATHIDDKLFALEGYRPAYEWNLPLLRYILQDDAERIEGILASSYQLER; translated from the coding sequence ATGAAAACGAAGCGAGCTTTTCGTTATGTAGGCACGCCCGATCCTATGTCTGATAAAGAGGCGTACCACTGCGAAAAATATATAAAGAAAAACAAGCATTCGTTGGTGAGAGCGGGACAATATTTGGTTGATGTAACAGCCCTCCATGCTTTGTTTCACTTGGACTGTTGGAATTGCAGGACGGTTCATCGTGAGACCTGTTGTGAGGGTGGACAACCTTACGCCGTAGAAGAATGGCAGATTCCAATCATGGAGGGGGAAATCCCCTCTATCTCTGCTGGACTCGAGGATGAGGCTGAACGCAATCATTGGCTTCTTTATGGAGTTTGGGATCGCAATGAACCTCAAGGAACTATTCGCATGCGGCATGGCAATTGCCTTTTTTATCAAGAAAACAATGGGCGTTACGGGTGTGCGATCCATGCTTATGCGGAGCAGGCTGGTCGTGAAGTAGAGCCTATTAAGCCATTTAGCTGTCAACTGTATCCAATCGATTTGATTGATACAGGGGAGGGGATTCTGTTAACAGCAGTTACCAATGAAACGTCCTCCTTTTCCAGATGGGGTACGGATTATTTGGAGCAGTTTTATTGTGCCAGTCCGGCTCGCCGAAAGCTTGCCACGCACATAGATGACAAGCTGTTTGCATTAGAAGGCTATCGACCAGCCTATGAGTGGAATCTCCCTTTGTTACGTTATATCTTGCAAGATGATGCCGAGCGAATAGAAGGCATACTTGCGAGTAGCTATCAATTGGAACGTTGA
- a CDS encoding acyl-CoA thioesterase yields the protein MNVKTTQESRTIQASLVQPSDTNYHGTIFGGTMMAYIDEVAAIAAMRHSRRPVVTASIDSIDFLAPVKMGHSICLEAFVSSTGKTSMEIFVKVISENLQTGNRILTATSFLTFVALDEDGNPTEVPAIVPETEEEERLMATADERKKMRKERKGNLQDFVSQLNIEKNI from the coding sequence ATGAACGTCAAGACAACTCAAGAATCTCGTACAATTCAGGCATCACTGGTTCAGCCATCCGATACGAATTACCATGGGACTATTTTTGGTGGTACGATGATGGCTTATATAGATGAGGTAGCTGCAATCGCTGCGATGCGACATTCGCGTCGCCCTGTTGTGACAGCATCGATTGACTCGATTGACTTTCTTGCTCCCGTCAAAATGGGACATTCCATTTGCCTCGAAGCGTTTGTTTCGTCAACGGGCAAAACGTCCATGGAAATTTTCGTAAAGGTTATCTCAGAAAATCTCCAGACTGGCAATCGCATTTTGACCGCGACATCTTTTCTCACCTTTGTTGCCTTAGATGAAGATGGAAATCCGACTGAGGTGCCAGCCATTGTCCCTGAAACAGAGGAAGAAGAGCGATTGATGGCCACTGCGGATGAGCGCAAAAAAATGCGCAAAGAACGAAAAGGGAATCTGCAAGATTTCGTGAGCCAATTGAACATCGAGAAAAACATATAA
- a CDS encoding aldo/keto reductase, whose product MKYRRLGKTDLNVSVIGVGTWQFGGEWGMDFSQEAVDQILDKAKDLGINLIDTAECYGDHLSEQLIGGYLKKSRREDWIVATKFGHHFHDKFSRTNHYGAVEVQQQLEKSLQALQTDYIDLYQFHSGPDEAFDNDDLWTYLDKQVQAGTIRHLGLSIAKNDNMHQTSAASSVHAKAIQVVYNRLDQKPEESVFASCQQQDLGVLARVPLASGYLSGKYKPGSVFSGNDVRHRHDQEHVNKLLLQVEEIKKNEVPEGMDMAQWALAWCLKHPAVTTVIPGSKSPAQVEANAKAADYVSDEHPQAMSK is encoded by the coding sequence ATGAAGTACCGCAGACTAGGAAAAACGGATCTGAACGTATCCGTGATCGGTGTAGGTACCTGGCAATTTGGCGGGGAGTGGGGCATGGATTTCTCCCAAGAAGCTGTTGACCAGATTCTCGACAAAGCAAAAGATCTCGGCATCAACTTGATTGATACAGCGGAATGCTACGGAGATCATCTGTCCGAACAGCTTATCGGAGGATATTTGAAAAAAAGCCGCCGGGAAGACTGGATTGTGGCGACGAAATTCGGGCATCATTTTCATGACAAATTTTCTCGAACCAATCATTACGGTGCAGTTGAAGTACAGCAGCAGTTGGAAAAATCGCTGCAAGCCTTGCAGACCGACTATATTGACTTGTACCAATTCCACTCGGGACCTGACGAGGCTTTTGACAATGATGACTTGTGGACCTACCTCGACAAACAGGTGCAGGCAGGAACGATCCGTCATCTCGGTCTCTCCATAGCGAAAAACGACAACATGCATCAAACATCAGCTGCTTCTTCGGTACATGCAAAAGCAATCCAAGTAGTTTACAATCGTCTGGATCAAAAGCCGGAAGAAAGTGTTTTTGCTTCTTGCCAGCAGCAAGACCTGGGTGTATTGGCTCGCGTTCCGTTGGCGAGTGGTTATTTGAGTGGAAAGTATAAGCCGGGTTCTGTATTCAGTGGAAATGATGTTCGACATCGACACGATCAGGAGCATGTCAACAAGCTGTTGCTCCAGGTAGAAGAAATCAAGAAAAATGAAGTTCCAGAAGGAATGGATATGGCGCAGTGGGCATTGGCGTGGTGCCTCAAGCATCCGGCTGTCACGACCGTGATCCCGGGCAGCAAGAGCCCAGCACAAGTAGAGGCAAATGCCAAAGCGGCTGACTATGTAAGCGATGAGCATCCACAAGCGATGTCGAAATAA
- a CDS encoding RNA polymerase alpha subunit C-terminal domain-containing protein, giving the protein MTTSKKTERTCANGHSYMKSTDCPTCPICEQERKPDMGFLSLLSAPARRELEHNGITTLEQLASYSEKEVLKFHGMGPASMPKLRTVLKEKGLSFKNE; this is encoded by the coding sequence ATGACAACTTCCAAAAAAACGGAAAGAACGTGCGCGAATGGTCATTCATACATGAAAAGCACAGATTGTCCGACTTGTCCAATCTGTGAGCAAGAACGCAAACCGGACATGGGATTTCTTTCTCTGCTCTCGGCACCAGCAAGAAGGGAATTGGAACACAATGGAATCACTACCTTGGAACAGCTCGCAAGCTACAGCGAAAAAGAGGTTCTGAAATTTCATGGGATGGGGCCAGCATCTATGCCGAAACTTCGGACAGTATTGAAGGAAAAGGGATTGTCATTTAAGAACGAATGA
- a CDS encoding thiol-disulfide oxidoreductase DCC family protein: MEGCLMKAGRELDHPAYLLLFDGVCHLCHGAVQFILKRDPHGHIHFASLQSQRAQEILSHYNYQEKDMSSVVFIANGQLYTKSDAILHVGRKLQGGWPLLSNIARLIPRPVRNPIYDWVARNRYRWMGKAEQCMLPTPQIRSRFLD; this comes from the coding sequence ATGGAGGGCTGTCTCATGAAAGCAGGCAGAGAACTGGACCATCCTGCGTATCTGTTGCTGTTTGATGGGGTTTGTCATCTGTGCCACGGTGCTGTGCAGTTTATTTTGAAGCGTGATCCGCATGGACACATTCATTTTGCTTCCTTGCAGTCACAGAGAGCGCAGGAAATTTTGTCTCATTACAACTATCAGGAAAAAGACATGTCATCCGTTGTCTTTATCGCCAACGGACAGCTATATACGAAATCGGATGCGATCTTGCACGTTGGCCGCAAGCTTCAAGGCGGATGGCCTCTGCTGTCAAACATAGCTCGACTCATCCCTAGACCTGTCCGCAATCCGATTTATGATTGGGTCGCGAGAAATCGCTATCGATGGATGGGTAAAGCAGAGCAATGCATGCTACCTACCCCGCAGATCAGATCCCGCTTTTTGGATTAA
- the hutH gene encoding histidine ammonia-lyase, translating into MNQQANIVKVDGDQLRIEDVVSIARSATYIQLTEEALHRVRASRAMVERMVSQQEVVYGITTGFGKFSDVMIHGEDVSKLQENLIMSHACGMGDPYAVEVVRAMMALRINALAKGYSGIREETLLQLVELCNRGVHPIIPQQGSLGASGDLAPLAHMVLVMLGKGEALVNGKRLSGKEALNEVGLSPIPLEAKEGLALINGTQAMTAQLCLALYDSRVLLESAELIAAMTIEALRGIPKAFDPQLHLVRPHPGQKESAKRLLQHLSGSKRTTAQGELRVQDPYSLRCLPQVHGATRDTLEYVWTTVTRECNSVTDNPILFTETGDVISGGNFHGQPMAFAADFLAIAIAELANISERRTERLVNPQLSGLPGFLTENGGLHSGFMITQYVAASIVSENKVLCHPASVDSIPSSANQEDHVSMGTTSARKLRTIVSNVTKVLAIEYLAAAQAIDFGSGDLGTGTARAYEELRRVIPRLHEDREMHPDLVKAEELIQQGTLAFVTE; encoded by the coding sequence ATGAATCAGCAAGCAAACATTGTAAAAGTAGACGGGGATCAATTGCGTATCGAAGATGTCGTTTCCATTGCAAGGAGCGCCACCTACATCCAATTGACCGAAGAAGCATTGCATCGTGTTCGTGCTTCACGGGCTATGGTGGAGAGAATGGTATCGCAACAGGAAGTCGTATACGGAATCACCACCGGCTTCGGAAAATTCTCTGATGTCATGATCCACGGTGAGGACGTAAGCAAACTGCAAGAAAATTTGATTATGAGTCATGCTTGCGGGATGGGCGACCCTTATGCCGTTGAAGTTGTTCGTGCGATGATGGCTTTGCGCATCAATGCGTTGGCAAAGGGGTATTCAGGAATTCGAGAAGAAACATTACTTCAGCTAGTAGAACTATGCAATCGAGGGGTTCATCCGATTATACCTCAACAAGGTTCCCTTGGTGCCAGTGGCGACCTGGCCCCTCTCGCTCATATGGTTCTGGTCATGCTCGGCAAAGGTGAAGCACTCGTCAATGGCAAGCGGCTTTCTGGCAAAGAAGCACTGAACGAAGTGGGTCTCTCCCCTATTCCACTTGAGGCAAAAGAAGGTCTGGCTCTGATTAACGGTACACAGGCGATGACCGCACAGCTTTGCCTGGCCTTGTATGATTCGCGAGTTCTGCTTGAAAGCGCGGAATTGATTGCGGCGATGACGATTGAAGCGCTACGTGGAATTCCAAAAGCCTTTGATCCTCAACTCCATCTCGTCCGCCCGCATCCAGGACAGAAGGAATCGGCCAAGCGATTACTCCAGCACTTATCCGGCAGCAAACGTACAACTGCGCAGGGTGAACTGCGTGTACAAGATCCTTACAGCCTTCGTTGCCTCCCGCAAGTACACGGTGCAACTCGTGATACACTGGAGTATGTATGGACCACAGTTACTCGTGAATGCAATAGCGTCACCGATAACCCTATCCTTTTTACGGAAACTGGCGACGTCATCTCCGGCGGAAATTTCCATGGTCAGCCAATGGCATTCGCAGCAGATTTTCTTGCCATTGCCATAGCTGAACTGGCAAATATTTCCGAAAGAAGGACAGAACGTCTCGTCAATCCACAGCTAAGCGGTCTTCCCGGATTCCTAACCGAAAATGGAGGACTCCATTCTGGATTTATGATTACGCAATATGTAGCCGCTTCCATTGTTTCTGAAAACAAAGTGCTCTGCCATCCGGCATCTGTCGATTCGATCCCGTCATCTGCCAATCAGGAGGACCATGTCAGCATGGGTACAACTTCTGCTCGCAAGCTTCGCACGATCGTATCTAATGTCACCAAGGTGCTTGCCATTGAATATTTGGCAGCAGCACAAGCTATCGATTTTGGTTCGGGAGATCTTGGAACAGGTACAGCACGAGCCTATGAAGAGTTGCGCCGGGTGATTCCCCGCCTGCATGAAGACCGCGAAATGCATCCTGATCTCGTAAAGGCAGAAGAGTTGATCCAGCAAGGGACACTCGCGTTTGTGACGGAATAA
- the uvsE gene encoding UV DNA damage repair endonuclease UvsE, with protein MIRMGYACISVKTKNNPNKKTTVAQVNKLDPQARLKKLRQVMQANFFNLMDLLAYNVENQIFLYRLPSEFVPLATHPVAAEWDWAKEFAWDFQKAGNYIRNHGIRLTAHPGHYSILNSDKPSVLESTIADFSYHAKVFDLLGLDDNSVLVTHVGGVYEDKASSLDRFASNFELLPENVKRRLVVENDDMSFTMREVLELCERIGVPMVLDIHHHNCHSEGEDWTEYLPRIIQTWGERTPKMHMSSPKSEKDFRAHADNIDPEAFLTFVSALANYNVDIILECKNKDDALLTLRRELKKKGVAVEAFTK; from the coding sequence TTGATCCGTATGGGCTATGCCTGCATCAGTGTCAAGACCAAAAACAATCCAAACAAAAAAACGACGGTTGCCCAAGTAAATAAATTAGATCCCCAAGCCCGGTTAAAAAAGCTGCGGCAAGTTATGCAGGCAAACTTTTTCAATTTAATGGATTTGCTTGCTTATAATGTAGAAAATCAGATCTTTTTGTATCGACTTCCTTCTGAATTTGTTCCACTGGCGACCCATCCAGTAGCAGCTGAATGGGATTGGGCAAAAGAATTCGCATGGGACTTCCAAAAGGCAGGGAATTATATCCGCAATCATGGCATTCGTTTGACAGCTCATCCTGGCCATTACAGCATATTGAACAGCGACAAGCCTTCTGTGCTGGAATCGACGATTGCCGATTTCTCCTACCATGCAAAAGTGTTTGATTTACTGGGGCTAGACGATAATTCCGTCTTGGTGACACATGTGGGAGGCGTATACGAAGATAAAGCCTCTTCTCTCGACCGTTTTGCATCCAACTTCGAGCTGCTTCCTGAAAACGTCAAACGTCGTTTAGTCGTGGAAAACGATGACATGTCTTTTACCATGCGCGAGGTACTGGAGCTGTGCGAACGGATCGGTGTGCCGATGGTGCTCGATATTCACCACCACAACTGCCATTCTGAAGGCGAAGATTGGACGGAATACCTTCCAAGGATTATTCAAACCTGGGGAGAGCGCACTCCGAAGATGCACATGTCCTCGCCAAAGTCAGAAAAAGACTTTCGCGCTCATGCAGACAATATTGACCCTGAGGCGTTCCTAACTTTTGTCAGTGCACTCGCGAATTACAATGTGGACATCATATTGGAATGTAAAAACAAAGATGATGCCCTCCTTACTTTAAGACGCGAATTAAAGAAAAAAGGAGTCGCTGTTGAGGCATTTACGAAATGA
- a CDS encoding bifunctional diguanylate cyclase/phosphodiesterase has translation MNSLDQSYSMTLVFLSYFISAMVSYTALDLGARLHYAKGRGRVFWLCAGAVSMGLGIWAMHFVAMLALHLPIAVQYDNLIVFFSIVLAVLSSALTLWIVSEQSMSNTRVAIGSVAIGAGIAGMHYTGMAAMMMNAIIRYDWLWFIVSIFVAILVSMVALILTFQLRSVDPVKGLRRKIFAGLLMGAAITGMHYTGMYATTFIAHEYMTIAAISYDDSGLIATMIGIVIVLILVVTLASVYVDKQFAGKTLRVLESDQRYKSLFEHNYDGVIFYSIDGSQSVMNPAAMRLTKEQSLPLKKLMTMCASADAELISTHFSNAVHGEARSYEITLTTREGLQLHLNMTHTPVFVDQQITGVFMIMRDITNKKEYEAKINYLAFHDSLTGLPNRRFVEQKLDQVIMEAQKTHQQVYVLFLDLDHFKLVNDSLGHDFGDLLLQEASLRLQECVGEKGTVSRLGGDEFMVILTDVTEREVSSVANKINQRIEQAFFIHGHELYITTSIGISRYPEDGQDRSVLMRNADAAMYAAKEKGKNSFHLYVQNLEQAVNDKMNIQNELNRALARQEFLLHYQPQVCAKSGAIVGVEALIRWDHPERGLLLPDQFISVAEETGLIVPIGEWVLRTACKQNKQWQEQGLIPLRVAVNLSARQFLKQDFTQMVTEILDQTGLAPDYLELEITESSMIDVQRATQVLKELKQLGVCVTIDDFGTGYSSLYYLKEFPLNRLKIDRSFVRDMIEQPSNQAIVSTIISMAHHLQLRVIAEGVETKEELAFLQDHLCEEVQGYLFSRPLPSEDVAFYLQAQKGAS, from the coding sequence ATGAATAGTCTTGACCAATCCTATAGTATGACTCTGGTTTTTCTCTCCTATTTTATTTCAGCAATGGTGTCATACACAGCATTAGATCTAGGCGCACGTCTCCATTATGCGAAAGGCAGGGGACGTGTGTTTTGGTTATGTGCTGGAGCCGTCTCCATGGGGCTTGGTATTTGGGCTATGCATTTTGTTGCCATGCTTGCCTTGCATCTGCCGATTGCTGTTCAGTATGATAACTTGATTGTATTTTTCTCGATTGTTTTGGCCGTGTTATCATCGGCGCTTACATTATGGATCGTGAGCGAGCAGTCCATGTCCAATACGAGGGTAGCAATAGGATCAGTTGCCATTGGAGCTGGTATCGCAGGAATGCATTATACAGGGATGGCAGCGATGATGATGAACGCCATTATTCGATACGATTGGCTATGGTTTATCGTATCCATTTTCGTGGCCATCCTGGTTTCGATGGTTGCATTGATTCTTACGTTTCAATTGCGTTCGGTGGACCCAGTAAAAGGTCTCCGGCGTAAAATTTTTGCAGGGCTGTTGATGGGGGCAGCCATTACGGGTATGCATTACACTGGTATGTACGCCACCACATTTATCGCGCATGAGTACATGACGATCGCAGCGATCTCGTATGATGATTCTGGGCTGATCGCTACGATGATTGGCATAGTCATCGTGTTGATCCTGGTCGTGACCTTGGCTTCTGTATACGTGGACAAGCAATTCGCAGGGAAGACCTTGCGCGTGCTAGAAAGTGATCAACGCTATAAATCGCTATTTGAGCACAATTACGACGGGGTGATTTTTTACTCGATCGATGGTAGCCAAAGCGTTATGAATCCTGCGGCAATGCGATTGACAAAGGAGCAGAGCCTGCCTCTTAAAAAACTAATGACGATGTGTGCTTCTGCGGATGCAGAGCTCATATCGACACATTTTTCAAATGCAGTACATGGTGAGGCGCGCAGCTACGAGATTACCTTGACCACGAGAGAGGGGCTTCAGCTTCATCTGAACATGACCCATACCCCCGTATTTGTCGATCAGCAGATTACGGGTGTCTTTATGATTATGAGAGACATTACCAATAAGAAGGAATACGAGGCAAAAATCAATTATCTCGCTTTTCATGATTCGTTGACGGGTTTGCCGAATCGCCGTTTTGTCGAGCAGAAACTGGATCAGGTGATCATGGAGGCACAAAAAACGCACCAGCAAGTATATGTGTTGTTTTTGGATCTCGACCATTTCAAGCTGGTAAACGATTCCTTGGGGCATGATTTTGGTGACCTGTTACTACAGGAAGCTTCCTTGCGTTTGCAGGAATGTGTGGGTGAAAAAGGAACGGTGAGCAGGCTTGGCGGAGACGAATTCATGGTGATTCTTACAGATGTCACGGAAAGAGAAGTATCTTCTGTGGCGAATAAGATCAACCAGAGGATTGAACAGGCATTTTTTATCCATGGGCATGAGCTTTACATAACAACGAGTATCGGGATTTCTCGCTATCCAGAGGATGGGCAAGACAGAAGTGTCTTGATGCGTAACGCAGATGCGGCGATGTATGCAGCCAAAGAAAAAGGGAAGAACAGCTTCCACCTGTACGTACAGAATCTGGAGCAAGCAGTGAATGACAAAATGAATATTCAAAATGAATTGAATCGCGCTTTGGCCAGACAAGAATTTTTATTGCATTACCAGCCACAGGTATGTGCGAAATCAGGCGCAATCGTTGGCGTAGAAGCGTTAATTCGTTGGGATCATCCTGAACGAGGCTTACTTTTGCCAGACCAGTTCATCTCGGTAGCAGAAGAAACAGGGTTAATTGTACCGATTGGAGAATGGGTGCTGCGGACGGCATGCAAGCAGAACAAGCAATGGCAAGAACAGGGACTCATACCACTTCGGGTAGCCGTCAATCTATCTGCACGTCAATTTCTCAAACAAGACTTTACCCAGATGGTCACTGAGATTCTGGACCAGACAGGACTGGCGCCAGATTACTTGGAGCTGGAAATCACAGAAAGCAGCATGATCGACGTCCAGCGCGCCACACAAGTACTTAAGGAACTGAAGCAATTAGGGGTGTGCGTTACGATTGACGATTTTGGAACGGGCTACAGCTCTCTCTACTATCTAAAAGAATTTCCGTTGAATCGTTTGAAAATAGATCGCTCATTTGTGCGTGACATGATCGAACAGCCTTCGAATCAGGCCATCGTGTCCACGATTATTTCCATGGCGCATCATTTACAACTGCGTGTGATTGCAGAAGGGGTCGAGACAAAAGAGGAGCTTGCGTTTTTGCAGGACCATCTGTGTGAGGAAGTGCAAGGCTATTTATTCAGCAGGCCGCTACCAAGTGAAGACGTAGCATTTTATTTGCAAGCACAAAAAGGCGCTAGTTAA